The following proteins come from a genomic window of Rutidosis leptorrhynchoides isolate AG116_Rl617_1_P2 chromosome 10, CSIRO_AGI_Rlap_v1, whole genome shotgun sequence:
- the LOC139873613 gene encoding tRNA(His) guanylyltransferase 1-like: MANSKYEYVKSFEIEDEVMYPNLIVVRIYGHNFERFSEINEFEKPNDERALNLMNCCATSVLEKYPDITLAYGFSDEYSFIFKKETKFYQRRASKILSLIVSFFVSLCVSKWKDFFPEKDMRSTPLFKSRVISCPSIDVLQAYLAWRQRECHSKNQYNTCFWMLIKSGKSEKEAQDILKDTQKQEKNEMLFQQFGINYKKLPSIYRQGSCVLKTEVDETVKTHNDGALVKRLLKKVIIFHSENIASRSFWSDYSCLCKELGSFEQNMNNMKREYLKLFEFENKLLPFTWIVIRIDGSHFHRFSEVQEFEKPNDEQALKLMNSCAVAVLEEFNDIVFAYGVSDEYSFVLKRNSQLYQRRASEIVSSIVGYFTSTYVMKWTKFFPKKELKYLPSFDGRAVCYPSYDIIRDYLAWRQVDCHINNQYNTCFWMLVKSGKSTREAQSFLKGTQTLEKNQLLSQSFGIEYIMLPAIFRNGSSVFWDKVTTVTENGVVVKSHKKVVVEHSNIIEDHFWEAHPLILEETSPRS; encoded by the exons ATGGCGAATAGCAAGTATGAGTATGTAAAGTCGTTTGAAATTGAAGATGAAGTGATGTATCCAAATTTGATTGTAGTTCGAATTTATGGTCACAATTTCGAAAG ATTTTCTGAAATCAACGAGTTTGAAAAACCGAACGATGAAAGAGCGTTAAATTTGATGAACTGTTGTGCAACTTCAGTGTTGGAGAAGTACCCTGATATTACCTTGGCTTATGGTTTTAGTGATGAGTACAG TTTCATTTTCAAGAAGGAAACCAAATTTTATCAAAGGCGTGCCAG CAAAATCTTGTCGCTCATTGTCTCCTTCTTTGTATCTCTATGTGTgtcaaaatggaaagatttctttcCTGAAAAGGACATGAGATCGACCCCATTATTTAAATCACGGGTTATATCCTGCCCGTCAATCGATGTTCTTCAAGCGTATCTTGCATGGCGACAAAGAGAAT GTCATAGCAAAAATCAATACAACACTTGCTTCTGGATGTTGATTAAAAGTGGGAAATCAGAAAAAGAAGCACAAGATATCTTAAAG GACACCCAAAAGCAAGAAAAAAATGAGATGCTGTTTCAACAATTCGGTATCAACTACAAAAAACTTCCTAGCATATATCGCCAAGGTTCTTGCGTTCTCAAGACAGAG GTTGATGAAACTGTGAAGACCCATAACGATGGAGCCCTCGTTAAAAGATTGCTGAAGAAGGTCATAATTTTCCATTCAGAAAATATAGCCTCGAGAAGTTTCTGGAGTGATTATTCTTGTCTTTGCAAGGAGCTAGGTAGCTTTGAGCAGAATATGAATAATATGAAACGGGAGTATTTGAAATTGTTTGAGTTTGAGAACAAACTGTTACCATTTACTTGGATCGTTATAAGAATAGACGGCTCTCATTTCCACAG ATTTTCTGAGGTTCAAGAATTTGAGAAGCCTAATGACGAGCAAGCTCTGAAACTTATGAATTCATGTGCAGTTGCTGTATTAGAGGAATTCAACGACATCGTGTTTGCATATGGAGTGAGTGATGAGTACAG CTTTGTCTTGAAGCGAAATTCTCAGCTCTATCAAAGACGTGCCAG TGAGATCGTATCTTCAATTGTGGGATACTTCACATCAACGTATGTGATGAAATGGACAAAGTTCTTCCCTAAAAAAGAGTTGAAATATCTACCGAGTTTCGATGGAAGGGCTGTCTGCTATCCGTCATATGACATTATTCGAGATTATCTTGCTTGGAGACAAGTCGACT GTCACATAAACAATCAGTACAATACTTGCTTTTGGATGCTAGTCAAATCTGGCAAAAGCACGAGGGAAGCTCAAAGTTTCTTAAAG GGAACTCAAACTCTGGAGAAGAATCAGTTGCTCTCTCAATCATTCGGTATTGAATACATTATGTTACCCGCCATATTCCGGAATGGGTCTTCCGTATTCTGGGACAAG GTGACGACGGTGACCGAAAATGGTGTAGTAGTGAAGTCTCATAAAAAGGTAGTTGTAGAACATTCAAATATCATTGAAGATCACTTTTGGGAAGCGCACCCGCTCATACTTGAAGAGACATCCCCTAGATCATAA